A window from Culex pipiens pallens isolate TS chromosome 3, TS_CPP_V2, whole genome shotgun sequence encodes these proteins:
- the LOC120418495 gene encoding palmitoleoyl-protein carboxylesterase NOTUM: MGGVTKLVKVKQGQCFGLLDASAQNLQMARRRRSSIGRRGDVNTATTRTVEVTLAACLWLLLAALCVVPTSRAAAVPVTPAPGNRPRMGNISIESNSIQRLVGSESEPLAATALPAAPAGANNGNNQQPPVVTASAGSVQKELKRVFLSNRTVTCNDGSQAGFYLRKSPGSRRWVVFFEGGWHCYDHKSCRARWLKLRHLMTSAQWPETRDVGGLLSPLPQENPYWYNANHVFVPYCSSDSWSGTKIKPDTRDGLRFMGSLIVRQVVADLIPLGLGHSQGADLLMAGSSAGGLGVMLNLDKVRSFLQYEKGLKVSVRGVSDSGWFLDREPYTPGAVAASEAVRQGWKLWDGALPEACVAEHVKEPWRCYFGHRLYNTLKSPLFVFQWLFDEAQMRADHVGAPVTPQQWDYIHDMGGALRESLNNVTAVFAPSCIGHSVLTKRDWLSIKIDDISLADALRCWEQSDVRERQVQRRQSNRNANPQKLRRKHNGGRRKQNPGAGADGQGEQVAKPKLTKEERERRREERRQRQNQRRLNRLNKNNGGARNHTRHQQKHEESSLSTKVPRLERSPNSTGNSSSSSSTNPNKPLVNQNGGHHRLRNQNKKRLNHKNRNRKNMNNRKNQQRQQQQQQGGGSFAAAWEIQEPKKCSLRLLERCSWPQCNHSCPTLTNPLTGEEMKFLELLASFGLDMDAVATALGVDMQTLNNMDHAELVNLLTQQVT, encoded by the exons GCGACAACGAGGACAGTTGAAGTGACCCTGGCGGCGTGTTTGTGGCTGCTGTTGGCGGCCCTCTGTGTCGTGCCAACGAGCCGGGCGGCGGCAGTTCCGGTAACACCCGCCCCCGGCAACCGTCCCCGAATGGGCAACATCTCCATCGAGAGCAACTCGATCCAGCGGCTGGTGGGCAGTGAAAGTGAGCCGTTGGCTGCGACGGCGTTGCCAGCGGCGCCAGCAGGCGCCAACAATGGAAACAATCAGCAACCTCCGGTGGTGACGGCGTCGGCCGGTTCCGTGCAGAAGGAGTTGAAGCGGGTGTTTCTGTCCAACCGGACGGTGACCTGTAACGACGGGTCCCAGGCTGGGTTCTATCTGAGGAAGTCACCGGGCTCGAGACGGTGGGTGGTGTTCTTCGAAGGAGGATGGCACTGCTACGATCACAAGTCGTGCCGGGCCAGGTGGCTCAAGCTGCGACATCTGATGACGTCGGCGCAGTGGCCGGAAACTAGAGATG TTGGTGGTCTGCTGTCCCCGTTGCCTCAAGAGAATCCCTACTGGTACAACGCCAACCACGTGTTCGTCCCGTACTGCAGCAGTGACTCGTGGAGCGGAACCAAGATCAAGCCGGACACCCGCGACGGGCTGCGCTTCATGGGATCGCTGATCGTGCGCCAAGTGGTGGCCGATCTGATCCCACTCGGCCTGGGACACTCGCAGGGCGCTGACCTGCTCATGGCCGGATCATCTGCCGGTGGACTGGGCGTGATGCTGAACTTGGACAAGGTGCGCAGCTTTCTGCAGTACGAAAAGG GACTGAAAGTGAGTGTCCGTGGCGTTAGCGACTCCGGCTGGTTCCTCGATCGGGAACCGTACACGCCAGGAGCGGTTGCCGCGTCGGAGGCAGTTCGCCAGGGCTGGAAGTTGTGGGACGGCGCCCTGCCCGAGGCGTGCGTTGCCGAACATGTGAAGGAGCCGTGGCGGTGCTACTTCGGGCATCGACTGTACAATACACTGAAAT CTCCCCTGTTCGTGTTCCAGTGGCTCTTTGACGAGGCTCAGATGCGTGCGGATCACGTTGGCGCTCCGGTGACGCCCCAGCAGTGGGACTACATTCACGACATGGGCGGAGCACTGCGAGAATCACTCAACAACGTCACAGCGGTGTTCGCTCCGTCCTGCATCGGCCACTCGGTTCTGACGAAGCGCGACTGGCTGAGCATCAAAATCGACGACATCAGCCTGGCGGATGCGCTGCGGTGCTGGGAACAGTCGGACGTACGGGAACGGCAGGTTCAGCGGAGACAGTCGAACCGGAATGCGAATCCGCAAAAGTTGAGGAGAAAACACAACGGAGGTCGGAGGAAGCAAAATCCCGGTGCTGGAGCAGATGGCCAGGGCGAACAGGTGGCAAAACCAAAGCTGACCAAAGAGGAGCGAGAACGACGTCGGGAGGAACGTCGCCAGCGGCAGAACCAGCGACGGCTGAATCGGCTAAACAAAAACAACGGCGGTGCCCGCAATCACACCCGGCATCAGCAAAAACACGAAGAATCTTCTTTATCAACGAAAGTTCCTAGACTTGAGCGTTCGCCAAATAGCACcggaaacagcagcagcagcagcagtacaaACCCAAACAAGCCGCTGGTCAACCAAAACGGTGGCCACCACCGGCTGCGGAATCAGAACAAGAAACGCCTCAACCACAAAAATCGCAACCGCAAGAACATGAACAATCGGAAGAACCAACagaggcagcagcagcagcagcagggaggAGGCTCGTTCGCCGCTGCCTGGGAAATCCAGGAACCAAAGAAATGCTCGCTGAGGCTGCTGGAGCGGTGCAGCTGGCCCCAGTGCAACCACTCGTGTCCGACGCTGACGAACCCGCTGACCGGCGAGGAGATGAAGTTCCTCGAGCTGTTGGCCTCCTTCGGGCTGGACATGGACGCGGTCGCGACGGCGCTCGGCGTCGACATGCAAACGCTCAACAACATGGACCACGCGGAGCTGGTCAATCTGCTGACGCAGCAGGTCACGTAG